Part of the Henckelia pumila isolate YLH828 chromosome 2, ASM3356847v2, whole genome shotgun sequence genome is shown below.
caagtttttaaaatatatatacggAACACAGGTTTAAAATAGGGGTGgaatcgggtcgggacccgtcccgtaaccccCTTACCCGATTTCCGTCCCGataggaattgagatattttttttctcccgatcccgcacCCGAGATGTGTCGGGACCCGAATATTCGAGATCCCGTCGGGtcgggagagggtaatcccgaataatatttttttaaaaaaaattctatgaaaatatttttttgaaaaaaatttattaaaaaaatcaaacaatttcttaatacattacaaataaattaaaatttctttatatataacaattaaaaaactaaaacatttttttagtacattacaaataaactaaaacaactacttgattaataaaaaaatataattattcataataataaaaaaaaaaattataactcaatgttaatattaaaaaatataaatataaaaaaattatatggtatataattataaaccattaatattaaaacataaaattaaaaaaaaattaattaaaaaatattattaaaaaatattatttttatattcgggtcgggtcgggaaaCCCGTCGGAAAGGGTTGCctatcccgatcccgatcccGATATTGATCGGATCgggaaaaatcccgaacacTCGGATCGGGAAAAGTTTGGAACGAGAAAAATTCGAAATGGGAACGGGTTGGGAATCGGGATGGGTCGGGtcgggattttttaaaaatttgtcacctctaatttaaaacatgtaattattattatattatatatattatttattaaaagttAAAAAAGTTAAAACACACGAGAAAAATGGCAGCTCTTGAAGACTCGAACTATATACATAGCTCCAATTCCAAAGTGGATGTATTGATGGCGTTTTGGCTTCTTCCAAaaggtaaataaataaataaataaataaataaataatagaaaGAAAAAATCAATGAAAACTAACGGTAATTTTAATTTCATATAAATTGGAATAAAATGAAATGATTAGAATATGAAATTATGAATCGACCATTTTTTGGCGTATTTTATAATCCTATCTAATAATCTCAGGCTTATATCTTaacaataaatattaaattggattttttaaggatttgttttttatttattttttaaatagtgGATTCGGGAAGgatcaatttttttcaaaaaaactgtGAATTCAAAGATCGGCCTTTGAAAAGTTGAAAAGTGTTGATTCAATACTGAGAAGCACCACAAAGccacaaatatttatttatttatttatttatttttaaattaatgtcCCAACCTCCACCTCGCAACAAACAAGAATCTCCGTCTCTAGGTCGATCGATCGATCGATCGAACTCGTTCCGGGTCATTTCTCAGGTAATTAGCGAATCCCATTTCCTTAATTTAGCTGTGGAATGAAATTTGTCGAGCGAAAGCATAATCTATTGCGATTTGGTTCTGTATTGTGTGTGGTTGTTCTTTGAGTTTCTGAAACAATGGATTGGCTATATCTACTACTCTTTTGAGAATAGATTTGATATGTTTTCTATGTAGTTCATGAAAGATTACGTCTGTGTACGTGTTTGTTTTTTTCCCacttttttttgtgtgtgtcgTTTTGGCTTCTCTACAAAAGTTTTTCTGGTTATGGTGTAGTACTACTCAATCATTAAGAAGATGGGATCTTAAGAAATTTTCAGTTGGGTTGGGGCCTTAAATTGTACTTGGTTATAGGAATTTATCTGAAGTAAGCATCCAGATTGCATAATGCAAGGATCGATCATCATGACACTTGGTGGATCAGCCCATTGTTATTtagattaaacaaaaaaaaagaagcGAATTGAATTAAAGCAAGGTTGTAAAAACAGTAGATATCAGATATTTCACCAGTTATTTAATCCAGATTTTTGGGGTGTTTGATAGGTTCATTCGATTTTCTTGAATCATTCAGATGCATTTTCATTTAAAAGCCTGATAAAGAGGAAACCATGCCCGAGTTGGATTTTTATCCCTGATTTTAATGATAATACTCTGGCGACAGATGTATAAGAACTTGACAGATGTATCATGTAGAAAAACTTCATATTTTATTACTGAAGTCGGTCATATTGTATGTCTCCCTTGCTTTATTACTTTAGGTTAATATGAAACTGACCAAACCCCATTATGCAAATTCATTCCGCAGTAAATTCACCGAGCTTATTAGAACCTGTTTGAAGTACTAGAATCTGTCATGCTAACTATCCCTTTTCTTCCTCTTGTTTTTCCTGTACACATTTATTAATGACATCAGCTATACCTTTTTGGTAACTGATAGTGACGTACTGCTAaaagatttttgaaattttatgttttCCTATGCATATATGTTTGGTTGAGAGCATAGCAATTTACCTATATACATCTAATATTCATTGGATCATGAATAAGAGCATAGTAATTTAGCCGAGGTGATACTCTTCTTGTCCTATCAACTCTGTTATGTCCCTAACTAGCAGTAACCAAGGGCTGAATTTTGTTTAGCATAGTAAGTTGTCATTCTACTATGTTATgcatctttctttttcttttaatgCGTGCATTTATTAAATTGTTTTTTCTTCAAACAGGATTACGCCTCATTTGTCTCCGATAATTTGGCCTTCTTTATATTTGTTGGATCACTTTAAGTCACTGAAGTTACTCATTTTTCGCCCAAAAATTCCAGCATTTTATTGCAGTCTTCGATAGAAAAAACACCAGGAGGCGACAAAAAATTGTTCTTGCATTATTGGAAACTCTTCAATTCCAAGATTTTGGCCTTGGATGAGTTTCCACATTTCTGGTTCTGGATGAGAGTGTAGCTATTGGATCTAACTGCTGTTACCTTATTTGGGACTGAATGAATGGTCTACCTAGCCAGCATTAATGTTAATCTTGGATGGTGAATTTTAACAATTCTTACAGATTAAAAGAGAGAAAAGACTTGTTTTGTTGGAGGGTTTTTCGATACATTTATTATGGATAACAAGAACGGGCTACTGATGCAAAGATACGAGTTAGGAAGGTTATTAGGTCAGGGTGCATTTGCAAAAGTTTATTATGCTAGGAGTAACCAGACGGGGCAAAGTGTTGCTATTAAAGTGATAGACAAGGAGAAGGTCATGAGAATCGGGAATGCTGCTCAAATTATACGGGAAATATCCATTATGAGACTGGTGAGACatccaaatattatatttcTTTATGAAGTTTTGGCTACAAAAACCAAGATTTATTTTGTGATGGAGTATGCTAAAGGTGGCGAGCTATTCAACAAGGTGGCTAAGGGAAAATTACAGGAAGATGTAGCACGAAAATATTTTCAGCAATTAATAAATGCAGTTGATTTCTGCCATAGCAGGGCTGTCTACCATCGGGATTTAAAGCCTGAAAACATATTATTAGACGAGAATGAAAATCTGAAAGTTTCAGATTTTGGTTTGAGTGCCATTGCTGAATCAAGACGCCTAGATGGGCTTCTTCATACCACGTGTGGAACTCCTGCCTATGTTTCTCCTGAAGTAATAAACAGGAAAGGTTATGATGGGGCCAAAGCTGATGTTTGGTCATGTGGGGTGATTCTTTATGTTTTATTGGCCGGCTATTTGCCATTTTATGATTCTAATTTGATGGAGATGTACAGAAAAATCGGGAAAGCGAAATTTAGGTTCCCGAGTTGGTTTCAACCTGAAGTACGCAAGTTACTTACAAGAATACTGGATCCAAATCCAGAAAGTCGAATTACAATAGCAAGAATCAAGGAAAATGCATGGTTTAGGCGAGGGTTAAGCATGAAATCAAGAGCATATAATGCAGAGAGTAGTACAACTAATTCATTAGATAGAAATGCTGCGGCTTCAtttcggctcgaaaatggtGGTGCTTTGGAAGAAACTCCGAGGCTTACAAACCTTAATGCGTTTGATATAATCTCATTATCAGATGGATTTGATGTTTCCAGGTTGTTTGAGGAGCCTTGTACAAAAGCACGATTCTTTTCCTGGAAACCTGCATCAGTTATTGTCTCTACGCTGGAAGAAATTGCCAAACGTTCAAAGCTGAAGATAAGTAAAAAGGATGAGGGGTTGTTCAAGTTTGAGGCAGTGAGGGAAGGTAGGAATGGAATTTTATCGATTGAAGCGGAGATATTTGGGGTCGCCCCAGCGTTTCATATGGTGGAAGTGAGGAAAACAAGCGGGGATACCTCGGAATATCATAATTTATTGGATGAAGTTATTAGACCTGGtcttcaagaaattgtttggaCTTGACGCCGTAAAACAGCTGCTTGTTCACTTCCTTTCGGCCTGCCAAATACATTGAATCGCTCCATTGACTGAATTCCCGAGTTTTAACTTCATTGATATACCCGGCAATCGGTATAGTTTGTTCTTTAACAAACTGATTTTGTGTAGGCTAAAAATGTTTGTAGAAAGAAGTTCTTTGAGTAACTATACCCCTGAGTTCTTCTTCAATTTTTGTGGCGCGCTGTCATTTAGAAATGCAATATATACCAACTGCCTCTTGGATTTTTGTACAATTACAAAATTGGTTTGTTTCTTcgtgcattttttttttcagttctTAAGCTTATGTTTGTGTTTGTTTCTTACCTTAGCTTGGTTTTCTACCCAACGATGGGATGTAATTGTACACCTACTTTCCCAATATTAAGGCTCAAATTGTTCATTCATTCGGACAACACAGATTCCTCACGTTAATACATTATTGTACAACTTTGAGCATAGCAGTTACATAATAAAGAGTCGGCTTAAACAAACATGGGGGACTTTGTCAAGTCTATTATCTCAGGATAGGCAACTGCCTTTCTCTTCTTGCTGCCTGAACCTACCATCATGTGGCAAGGCGAGGGAGTAAAAATGTCTATAACCTCGACTTTGCGAGGTATACAAGGCTTATTATTGATTGAGAGTTGATCTTCACAAGCAACAAAGGTTGTTGTCAGCTGGTTATTGTCCAACTCTTCCACCGATGCAGGTATTTGATCGTCTTCAACGTAACTGACAATATTATAGAAGCTGGTGACGAACGAAGATTCTGCTCCAGTAGGAGGTGATGAATACCTTAGATCTTCTTCTCTGCTATGCATTAAGTTCTTTATCCCTAAACAGTTTTCATTTGCACAACCACTCGACTCATGGCTTGTATCATCTTTTTCACTGATACGGTTCTGAAAAATTTCCTCGAAACTACGACTGCTTGGAGAATCACCTGCTTTTCGTACTGCTTCTATAGACTCCTTTGTCGATTCTTGCAGAACATCAGTTGGATCAAGGTCCTCATCGGAACTCAAATCGTCATTGGACCCTGTATTGCTCCCACTGTAACAGGGCAACTCATCCATTGAACAAATCTGTGTTCGCATTTGCTGAGGCAAAATTGGACAACCACCAGCTGTCTGGTTTCTGTACTTTGTGGAGAAGAAATTTACAACAAGATTCAAGCTgaaacacaaaacaaa
Proteins encoded:
- the LOC140881294 gene encoding CBL-interacting serine/threonine-protein kinase 10; the protein is MDNKNGLLMQRYELGRLLGQGAFAKVYYARSNQTGQSVAIKVIDKEKVMRIGNAAQIIREISIMRLVRHPNIIFLYEVLATKTKIYFVMEYAKGGELFNKVAKGKLQEDVARKYFQQLINAVDFCHSRAVYHRDLKPENILLDENENLKVSDFGLSAIAESRRLDGLLHTTCGTPAYVSPEVINRKGYDGAKADVWSCGVILYVLLAGYLPFYDSNLMEMYRKIGKAKFRFPSWFQPEVRKLLTRILDPNPESRITIARIKENAWFRRGLSMKSRAYNAESSTTNSLDRNAAASFRLENGGALEETPRLTNLNAFDIISLSDGFDVSRLFEEPCTKARFFSWKPASVIVSTLEEIAKRSKLKISKKDEGLFKFEAVREGRNGILSIEAEIFGVAPAFHMVEVRKTSGDTSEYHNLLDEVIRPGLQEIVWT
- the LOC140881295 gene encoding uncharacterized protein is translated as MGRRKGTTKEAQQTLNSSHEIGEFDGGAEAKEKGGRFFACYLLTSLSPRFKGHSYVGFTVNPRRRIRQHNGEIGSGAWRTKKKRPWEMVLCIYGFPTNVSALQFEWAWQHPVESLAVRSAAASFKSLSGVANKIKLAYTMLSLPAWNSLNLVVNFFSTKYRNQTAGGCPILPQQMRTQICSMDELPCYSGSNTGSNDDLSSDEDLDPTDVLQESTKESIEAVRKAGDSPSSRSFEEIFQNRISEKDDTSHESSGCANENCLGIKNLMHSREEDLRYSSPPTGAESSFVTSFYNIVSYVEDDQIPASVEELDNNQLTTTFVACEDQLSINNKPCIPRKVEVIDIFTPSPCHMMVGSGSKKRKAVAYPEIIDLTKSPMFV